DNA sequence from the Hoylesella buccalis ATCC 35310 genome:
TTTTACACCATTAACAGCATCATTTTGACCGTTAATCTGTATGGTCTAAGCAGGCAAAAGCATGCATATTTCACCCTAATAGCAATGCTTTTAGCGTAAAAACGCATGAAAGATGGACACATGCTATCACCACGCTAACGTAATGCGTTAATAATCAACCAAATAAGAATACGGCCCATTTTGGGCGAATTTGCACCAACAACCAAAGTTGTTTTGAAATAAGCGAAATATAAAGCGGTGCGTTGTCAAGAAAATTCATCATCATGGACTGCCTTTTCCCTCATGGCGCAGTGGCTGTTGATTACATTAGAATTAACGAACTATTGCAGGGAATTAGCTGAAATTCCCTAAATAGTTGCCATCTTATTCAAAAAGTCTTTTGCTAATAATGATTTATCACGATAAAATAGTATATTTATGCCATAAATAAAAATGTAACAATGGCAAAGAAAAATATAGACTTATCTATAGTCCTCCATGACGACAGTGACTATAAGAACTGGCTTGTAGAACTCAAAGAACGTTTCTACAGCCATCGCTTCAAAGCGTCATGTGCCACCAATGGCTACTTGTTGGACTTCTATTGGAAGTTAGGACGAGACATCGAAGCCAAGCAATATACCAATACTTATGGCTCAGGGTTCTACAAGAATCTTAGTCAGGACTTGAAGAATGAAATGCCTGGTACAAAGGGATTCTCACCAACCAACTTGAAATACATGAGCTACTTCTACAAGCTCTATGCTCCATTGGTTGCAAATCGTCCGCAAGTTGCTGGCGATTTTGTGAAAGATACATATAATGCGGATATTCAGCGAGTTTCAGACTACAAACGAAAACGTCAACAACCTGTTGACGATTTCAGTTTGTTGTTTCTGATTCCTTGGGGACATCATTGCCGTATCTTAGAAAAATGCAGGGACGACATGGATAAAGCTATATTCTTTATAAGAAAGACTTGGGAGAACAATTGGGGACGTGACACACTTCTCAACTGGCTTGATACTGACTTGTATGAGCGTGACGGCAAGGCTATCACCAACTTTCAATCTACGCTTCCTGCTGTACAAAGCGACTTGGCGCAACAGATAACCAAAGACCCTTATCAATTAGACTTCCTTCACCTAAGGGAGAAATATGACGAGCGAGACATTGAGGATGAATTGGTGAACAACGTTACTCGTTTCCTTTTGGAACTTGGAAAGGGATTCTCCTATATGGGCAGACAGTTTCGTTTAGAGGTAGGACAACAGGAGTTCTTCCCCGACCTGCTGTTTTACAATGCCCACCTCCATGCGTATGTCGTCATAGAGCTAAAAGCCCAATCGTTCCATCCATCATTCTTGGGGCAGTTGAGTTTCTATGTCTCAGCCATCAACCATCAGTTCAAGACCGACGTCGACAACCCTACCATCGGTTTACTCATCTGCAAGGACAAAGATAATGTGGTGGCAAAATACGCCTTGGAATCATACAAGGAACCAATGGGAATATCAGAATATCAGTTGTCCAAACTCTTCCCAAAAGACTTCAAGTCTTCCATGCCGACTATTGAGGAATTGGAAATGGGTTTGAAAAGGAATAGAAAGTAAATTAATGATTATGTTAAGGAAAACAACTATCTTCTGATAAACTTAGGAGTTGGGCTCCTTACTGTATATTTAATCTTGGTTAATATTGGTAGAATTGTCGGTTGCCCGCCAAGACGGCTGACATTCTAAAAATGACTCAATTATTTTGCCTACCAACCGTTTTTTGATAACTTTGTAAATTCAATAGAAATATTCCCCTATGGCACAGAAAGATAAAGGTCTTACACCAATGATGAAGCAGTTTTTCAGCATGAAGCGGCAGCATCCCGATGCGCTGTTGCTCTTTCGGTGTGGCGACTTTTATGAGACGTATGGCGATGATGCCATTGAGGGTTCGCGCATCTTGGGTATCACGCTCACGAAAAGAAACAATGGAGGCAATAGTGGCGAAACGGCTATGGCTGGTTTTCCGCACCACGCTCTTGATACATATCTGCCCAAACTGATTAGAGCTGGCAAGCGTGTGGCTATTTGCGACCAGCTGGAAGACCCGAAGAAAAAGCGAGAGGAACTGAAGGGCAAGAAGGGACTTTCCGCCACCGACAAGATGGTGAAGCGGGGTATTACCGAGTTGGTGACACCGGGTGTGGCGATGGGGGATAACGTGTTGAACTACAAGGAAAACAACTTCTTGGCAGCGGTGCATTTTGGTAAGGCGGCTTGTGGCGTGAGTTTTTTGGACATTTCGACGGGCGAATTTCTCACAGGTGAGGGTACTTATGATTATGTGGAGAAATTATTGGGCAGTTTTGCGCCCAAGGAGGTGTTGTACGACCGCAACAACAAGCGCGATTTTGATACCCATTTTGGCACCAAATACTGTGTTTTTGAATTGGAAGACTGGGTGTTTACCGAGCAGAGCGCACGCCAGCGACTGCTGAAACACTTTGGCACCAAGTCGCTGAAAGGCTTTGGTGTAGAGCAAATGAAAAGCGGTATCGTGGCTTCGGGTGCCATTTTGCAGTATTTGGAGATTACCCAGCATACCAATATCGGGCACATCACGTCGCTTGCCCGCATCGAAGAAGAACGCTATGTGCGGTTGGACAAGTTTACCATTCATTCGCTCGAGCTGATTGACACCATGCAAGAGGGAGGACGGTCGTTGCTGAATATCATCGATAAGACCAACACACCCATGGGAGGACGTATGCTTCGCCGCTGGATGGTGTTTCCGTTGAAGGACGTAACGCCCATTCAACAACGCTTGGATGTGGTGGATTATTTCTTCAAAGACCCCGATTTCCGACAGTTGGTGAGTGAGCAGTTTCAGCGCATTGGCGACCTTGAGCGCATTATCTCAAAGGTGGCTGTGGGCAGAGTGTCGCCCCGAGAGGTGGTACAGCTGAAGAATGCGTTGCAAGCCCTGCAACCCGTGAAGGCTGCCTGCATGAAAGCGTCGAACGAGAGCTTGCGGAGAATTGGCGAACAGTTGCAGCTTTGTGAGACGATTCGCGACCGCATTGAACACGAGATACAACCCGATCCGCCCCTGTTGGTGAACAAGGGTGGGGTGATAGCCGATGGCTATGATACCGAACTCGACGAGCTGCGAGAAATATCGCGCAATGGTAAGGATTATCTGATACAGATACAGGAGCGTGAGGTAGAGCAAACGGGCATCGCATCGCTGAAGGTGGGATACAACAACGTGTTTGGGTATTACCTCGAGGTGCGCAACATGTATAAGGATAAAGTGCCGGAGAACTGGGTTCGCAAACAAACATTGGCACAGGCAGAACGCTACATTACCGAGGAACTGAAGGCTTATGAGGAGAAAATATTGGGGGCGGACGAGCGCATCATGATGTTGGAAGACAAGCTGTTTCGTGAACTCATCGTCGACATGCAGCCGTACATTCCGCAGATACAGCTTGATGCCAACCTGATAGCCCATTTGGATTGTCTGCTTGGCTTTGCGCAGGTGGCGGAGGAAAACCAGTATGTGCGTCCGCAAATAGACGCCACCGACGTACTTGACATCAAGCAAGGTCGTCACCCAGTCATTGAGATGCAGCTGCCCTTAGGCGAGACATATGTGCCTAACGACATCTACTTGGATACGGAGAAGCAGCAGGTCATGATGATTACAGGACCCAATATGGCTGGAAAGTCGGCGCTGTTGCGCCAAACGGCGTTGATTGTACTATTGGCGCAGATAGGATGTTTCGTACCTGCGGAGCGTGCGAAGATAGGTTTGGTGGATAAGATTTTCACGCGCGTGGGGGCTTCTGACAATATTTCCTTAGGTGAATCAACCTTCATGGTGGAGATGACAGAGGCGGCAAATATCCTGAACAACGTGACCAACAGGTCGCTGGTGCTCTTCGATGAGTTGGGGAGAGGAACGTCAACCTATGATGGTATCTCCATTGCTTGGGCGATTGTGGAGTACTTGCACGAGCAACCGCGGGCACGGGCGCGCACGCTTTTTGCCACACACTACCATGAATTGAACGAAATGGAGAAACATTTCCCGAGGATTCACAATTACAACGTGAGTGTGAAAGAGGCAGATGGCAAGGTGATTTTTATGCGTAAGTTGGAACGTGGCGGCTCAGAACACAGCTTTGGTATTCATGTGGCAGAGATTGCGGGCATGCCCCGAAGCATCGTTAAACGCTCTAATGTAATCTTAAAACAGCTGGAAGCCGATAACAGCGAGGTGGGTTCGGTGGGCAAACCCAGCGTGAAACGCTTGGAAGAGAGCAGGGAAGGCATGCAGTTGAGCTTCTTTCAGCTGGACGACCCCGTGCTGTGTCAGGTGCGCGACGAAATACTCGGCCTTGACATCAACAACCTTACGCCCATGGAGGCATTGAACAAACTCAACGAAATCAAGAAAATCATTGGGGCAGAATAACCAGGTGAAATTCTAATATATGAATCAATTATTTTCCTTGGCACTGGCTTTGTGCTTGTCAGTGTCAGCTTTTGCACAATCGGTAGCTACGACAAAGAAAGCTCATGATTATCAACCTACGGCAGAGAATATGGCTTCGCGCCAAGCGTTTCAAGACGCTAAGTTTGGTATTTTCCTGCATTGGGGCTTGTATAGCATGTTGGCAACGGGCGAGTGGACCATGACTAACAAGAATTTGAACTACAAAGAGTATGCTAAACTGGCAGGAGGTTTTTATCCTTCTCGGTTCAATGCAGCTGCTTGGGTATCGGCTATTAAGGCATCGGGGGCGAAGTATATTTGCTTTACTACCCGTCATCATGAGGGATTCTCTATGTTCAAGACTCGGTATTCTGACTATAATATCGTGGATGCAACCCCTTTCAAGCGTGACATCTTGAAGGAGTTGGCAGACGAATGTCACAAACAAGGCATCCGACTGCATCTGTATTATTCGCATATCGACTGGTACAGAGAGGATGCAGTGTGGGGAAGAACAGGACGAGGAACAGGGCGTCCCAACCCTCAAGGCAATTGGCAGCGTTATTATGCGTTTATGAACAACCAACTTACTGAACTATTAACCAACTATGGAAAGATTGGTGCGATATGGTTTGACGGTTGGTGGGACCAGCAACCCGATTTCGATTGGCAACTGGAAGGGCAATATCAGCTCATTCATCGCTTGCAACCTGCGTGCTTGGTGGGTAACAATCATCACACCACTCCTTTCCAAGGCGAGGACATCCAGATATTCGAACGGGATTTACCTGGTGAGAACAATGCTGGTTTGTCGGGGCAAGACATCAGTAGGTTGCCGTTGGAAACGTGCGAGACCATGAATGGTATGTGGGGATATAAGATTACCGACCAGGACTATAAGTCGGACACTACCTTGATACGTTACATCGTCAAGGCAGCTGGCATGAGCGCTAACCTATTGATGAACATTGGGCCACAGCCCGATGGTGAACTCCCTGCCGTTGCTTTGGAACGCTTGCAGAAGGTGGGACAGTGGATGAAAGTGTATGGAGAAACGATATATGGCACTCGAGGGGGCATGGTGAAGCCTCACGATTGGGGTGTTACCACGCAGAAAGGCAATCGTCTTTTTGTGCATATCCTAAATCTGCACGACCGTAGTTTGCTTTTGTCTATCGGCAAACAGCGCATTAAAAAAGCCTTTGTCTATGACACTAAACAGCCAGTAAAGGTGGAAAGATGTCAGACAGGTGTGGTGCTTACCTTGCCAACAGCATTGCCGAAGGATTGCATTGATAAGATTATAGAGGTACAATTTTAAGCAAGTTGAGGTTGAGTCGCTACTGAACTTGTAGCGCATTTTCCTTGATTCATTCTTTCACAGGAGCGGTTCTTCCATAAGTTTCCTGTGCAGAAATATTGTAGGAGGGTGTGTCACAATTTTTCTTTATGGTACACTCTCATTTTAAATTTCCCGTTTTTTATTCTCATTGGTTATATATCGTGATTTTTATTTAAATGTGCAACATGAATTTTCTACGCAGCATGTTGATAACACAAAAAGAGATTGCTGGGTAAAAATGAAAGTAGGAGGTAAACGCTGATGATTAACGTTTACCTCCTACTTGATGGATGTGTGTGGATTTACCTTCTGTCAGGCACCACGCACGTATTTATCTTCCGCCGTCAAACCAGCGATCTTGCTCCCAGTCTTCGTCTTCCAAGTA
Encoded proteins:
- a CDS encoding PDDEXK nuclease domain-containing protein; the encoded protein is MAKKNIDLSIVLHDDSDYKNWLVELKERFYSHRFKASCATNGYLLDFYWKLGRDIEAKQYTNTYGSGFYKNLSQDLKNEMPGTKGFSPTNLKYMSYFYKLYAPLVANRPQVAGDFVKDTYNADIQRVSDYKRKRQQPVDDFSLLFLIPWGHHCRILEKCRDDMDKAIFFIRKTWENNWGRDTLLNWLDTDLYERDGKAITNFQSTLPAVQSDLAQQITKDPYQLDFLHLREKYDERDIEDELVNNVTRFLLELGKGFSYMGRQFRLEVGQQEFFPDLLFYNAHLHAYVVIELKAQSFHPSFLGQLSFYVSAINHQFKTDVDNPTIGLLICKDKDNVVAKYALESYKEPMGISEYQLSKLFPKDFKSSMPTIEELEMGLKRNRK
- the mutS gene encoding DNA mismatch repair protein MutS yields the protein MAQKDKGLTPMMKQFFSMKRQHPDALLLFRCGDFYETYGDDAIEGSRILGITLTKRNNGGNSGETAMAGFPHHALDTYLPKLIRAGKRVAICDQLEDPKKKREELKGKKGLSATDKMVKRGITELVTPGVAMGDNVLNYKENNFLAAVHFGKAACGVSFLDISTGEFLTGEGTYDYVEKLLGSFAPKEVLYDRNNKRDFDTHFGTKYCVFELEDWVFTEQSARQRLLKHFGTKSLKGFGVEQMKSGIVASGAILQYLEITQHTNIGHITSLARIEEERYVRLDKFTIHSLELIDTMQEGGRSLLNIIDKTNTPMGGRMLRRWMVFPLKDVTPIQQRLDVVDYFFKDPDFRQLVSEQFQRIGDLERIISKVAVGRVSPREVVQLKNALQALQPVKAACMKASNESLRRIGEQLQLCETIRDRIEHEIQPDPPLLVNKGGVIADGYDTELDELREISRNGKDYLIQIQEREVEQTGIASLKVGYNNVFGYYLEVRNMYKDKVPENWVRKQTLAQAERYITEELKAYEEKILGADERIMMLEDKLFRELIVDMQPYIPQIQLDANLIAHLDCLLGFAQVAEENQYVRPQIDATDVLDIKQGRHPVIEMQLPLGETYVPNDIYLDTEKQQVMMITGPNMAGKSALLRQTALIVLLAQIGCFVPAERAKIGLVDKIFTRVGASDNISLGESTFMVEMTEAANILNNVTNRSLVLFDELGRGTSTYDGISIAWAIVEYLHEQPRARARTLFATHYHELNEMEKHFPRIHNYNVSVKEADGKVIFMRKLERGGSEHSFGIHVAEIAGMPRSIVKRSNVILKQLEADNSEVGSVGKPSVKRLEESREGMQLSFFQLDDPVLCQVRDEILGLDINNLTPMEALNKLNEIKKIIGAE
- a CDS encoding alpha-L-fucosidase, with amino-acid sequence MNQLFSLALALCLSVSAFAQSVATTKKAHDYQPTAENMASRQAFQDAKFGIFLHWGLYSMLATGEWTMTNKNLNYKEYAKLAGGFYPSRFNAAAWVSAIKASGAKYICFTTRHHEGFSMFKTRYSDYNIVDATPFKRDILKELADECHKQGIRLHLYYSHIDWYREDAVWGRTGRGTGRPNPQGNWQRYYAFMNNQLTELLTNYGKIGAIWFDGWWDQQPDFDWQLEGQYQLIHRLQPACLVGNNHHTTPFQGEDIQIFERDLPGENNAGLSGQDISRLPLETCETMNGMWGYKITDQDYKSDTTLIRYIVKAAGMSANLLMNIGPQPDGELPAVALERLQKVGQWMKVYGETIYGTRGGMVKPHDWGVTTQKGNRLFVHILNLHDRSLLLSIGKQRIKKAFVYDTKQPVKVERCQTGVVLTLPTALPKDCIDKIIEVQF